The following are encoded in a window of Mangifera indica cultivar Alphonso unplaced genomic scaffold, CATAS_Mindica_2.1 Un_0046, whole genome shotgun sequence genomic DNA:
- the LOC123206707 gene encoding protein N-lysine methyltransferase METTL21A-like yields MNREDKGEEEEEIVCLESFFINNDYQLTTFTFGSQVLQLFCLQSASTDFDLTGQLVWPGAMLMNDYISKNAELLQGSSIVELGSGVGITGILCSRFCSEVVLTDHNDEVLKILKKNIDLHTSMENPSCKAGLGVEKLEWGNSDQINQILQKYTGGFDLILGADICFQQSSIPPLFDTVEQFLRIREKGQCKFILAYVSRAKMMDTMVIREAARHGMLINEIPGTCSVVGNLQGVIFEITLE; encoded by the exons ATGAACAGAGAAgacaaaggagaagaagaagaagaaattgtttGCTTGGAATCCTTCTTTATCAATAATGA TTACCAGCTCACCACTTTCACTTTTGGCTCTCAAGTTCTTCAACTCTTCTGCCTTCAGTCTGCTTCTA CTGATTTTGATTTGACAGGACAATTGGTGTGGCCTGGTGCTATGCTTATGAATGATTACATCTCAAAAAATGCTGAGCTGCTGCAAGGATCTTCTATTGTTGAATTAGGCTCTGGTGTTG GAATTACTGGCATCCTCTGCAGCAGATTTTGCAGTGAAGTTGTTTTAACTGACCATAATGATGAAGTGCTCAAG ATtctgaagaaaaatattgatcTCCATACATCCATGGAAAATCCTAGTTGTAAAGCTG GATTAGGAGTTGAGAAGCTAGAATGGGGGAATTCTGATCAGATCAaccaaattttacaaaaatatactGGAGGATTTGATCTAATTCTTGGAGCTGACATTT GCTTTCAACAGTCGAGCATTCCTCCACTATTTGACACTGTGGAACAATTTCTCCGCATCAGGGAAAAAGGACAGTGCAAATTCATTCTAGCCTATGTATCCCGAGCGAAGAT GATGGACACAATGGTTATCAGGGAAGCTGCTCGTCATGGAATGCTGATAAATGAAATACCTGGAACTTGTTCTGTTGTTGGAAATCTTCAAGGAGTTATTTTTGAGATCACACTTGAATAG